In Qipengyuania psychrotolerans, one DNA window encodes the following:
- a CDS encoding TIGR04063 family PEP-CTERM/XrtA system glycosyltransferase translates to MTRALHILDHSLPLHSGYTFRTRAILKSLQAGGVEVRGITGQRHSANGPDVEVADGLSFYRTPGTPSGPPVAREMREIAALRRQIEQTARDWRPDVIHAHSPALCGMAGLKAARALGIPFVYEIRAFWEDAAVGNGTGREGSAKYRLTRALENRVVRKADAVFTICEGLRGDLVDRGHDASKIRISPNGVDLSLFGDPPGRDDALASRLGIGGGPVIGFIGSFYDYEGLDDLIAAMPALRARHENARLLLVGGGPMDDALRAQAMNSAAADAITFTGRVPHSQVEQYYSLIDVLAYPRKRSRLTDLVTPLKPLEAMAQRRIVAASNVGGHRELIEDGVTGALFPPDDPAAIASALADLIDRRESWEAMREAGVVHVAAKHDWARNIARYRDLYDELLGRREVGTSRLRIEHA, encoded by the coding sequence ATGACACGGGCCCTGCACATCCTCGACCATTCGCTGCCCCTGCATTCGGGCTATACCTTCCGCACGCGCGCAATCCTGAAGAGCCTGCAAGCGGGCGGGGTGGAAGTGCGCGGGATCACGGGCCAGCGCCACTCGGCCAATGGGCCTGACGTCGAGGTGGCTGACGGGCTGAGCTTTTACCGCACGCCTGGAACACCCTCGGGACCGCCGGTCGCCCGCGAGATGCGCGAGATCGCGGCGCTGCGCCGCCAGATCGAGCAGACTGCGCGCGATTGGCGTCCTGACGTCATCCATGCCCATTCGCCCGCGCTTTGCGGAATGGCGGGATTGAAGGCTGCACGCGCGCTCGGCATTCCCTTCGTCTATGAAATCCGCGCGTTCTGGGAAGATGCCGCCGTAGGGAACGGCACCGGCCGGGAAGGATCGGCCAAATACCGGCTGACCCGCGCGCTCGAGAACCGCGTGGTCAGAAAGGCAGATGCCGTCTTCACGATCTGCGAAGGATTGCGCGGCGACCTTGTCGATCGCGGCCATGATGCCTCGAAGATCCGCATTTCGCCCAACGGGGTCGACCTGTCGCTGTTCGGCGATCCGCCGGGGCGCGATGACGCGCTGGCCAGCCGACTTGGCATTGGCGGCGGGCCCGTCATCGGCTTCATCGGCAGCTTCTACGATTATGAAGGCCTGGACGATCTGATCGCGGCCATGCCCGCTTTGCGCGCCCGCCATGAGAATGCCCGTTTGTTGCTGGTTGGCGGCGGCCCCATGGACGACGCGCTGCGCGCACAAGCCATGAACTCCGCAGCGGCAGATGCGATCACATTCACCGGGCGCGTGCCGCATTCCCAGGTTGAACAGTACTATTCGCTGATCGACGTACTTGCCTATCCCCGCAAACGCTCGCGCCTGACTGATCTCGTGACGCCGCTGAAGCCGCTCGAGGCGATGGCCCAGCGAAGGATCGTGGCGGCAAGCAATGTCGGCGGCCACCGCGAATTGATCGAGGACGGGGTTACTGGCGCGCTATTCCCGCCGGATGATCCAGCCGCCATTGCGTCTGCCCTCGCCGATCTGATCGATCGCCGCGAGAGCTGGGAGGCCATGCGTGAAGCCGGGGTGGTCCATGTCGCTGCAAAACATGACTGGGCACGCAATATCGCGCGTTATCGCGACCTTTACGATGAGCTGCTAGGCAGGCGCGAAGTTGGGACGTCACGTTTGAGGATCGAACACGCATGA
- the gltB gene encoding glutamate synthase large subunit, giving the protein MQVTHSSYPDRQGLYDSRNEHDACGVGMVAHIKGEKSHSIVSQALTILANLDHRGAVGADPLLGDGAGILIQTPDPLIRKWAKNGGFDLPEAGDYAIAMCFLPQQDEAREFVEKQLERFAEKEGQRIVGWRDVPVTLDGLGRAVVDSMPVIRQCVIARGMNCADNDAFERKLVVIRKQTLNPLAALEEKHGIPGLSQAYIPSFSSRTVVYKGLLLANQVGTFYDDLRDEDCVSALGLVHQRFSTNTFPSWRLAHPYRFMAHNGEINTVRGNVNWMEARRRTMESDLLGADLDKMWPLIPHGQSDTACLDNALELLLAGGYDLAHAMMMLMPEAWAKNEQMDPARRAFYEYHAALMEPWDGPAAVCFTDGRQIGACLDRNGLRPARYCTTKDDLVVLASESGVLPFEEEEITRKWRLQPGKMLLIDLEEGRIVEDEELKNSLAAAEPYEAWLEKAQYKLEDLDHIEPDLSGIPQSELSLLNRQQAFGYTQEDIQRFLEPMAAKGEDPIGSMGTDTPIAVLSQRSRLLYDYFKQNFAQVTNPPIDPIREELVMSLLSMIGPRPNLLGRDGGTHKRLEVKQPILTNDDLAKIRSVEVALDGAFRTATIDITWDASTGADGLAMALKEMCWAATEAVLGDANILILSDRAQGPDRIAMPALLATAAVHHQLVRQGLRMQTGLVIETGEAREVHHFCALAGYGAEGINPYLAIETLEDLRAKKLPDLDPAEVQTNFVKAVGKGILKVMSKMGISTYQSYCGAQIFDAVGLSSEFIDTYFTGTATSIEGIGLKEVAEEAVRRHAQAFGDNPLYKGMLDVGGIYQYRIRGEDHAWTPQNIASLQHAVRGGDVTNYDEFAKSVNEQSERLLTIRGLMELKKAPRPLDLSEVEPAVDIVKRFSTGAMSFGSISHEAHSTLAIAMNRLGARSNTGEGGEEPERFKPLPNGDSMRSRIKQVASGRFGVTTEYLVNSDDIQIKMAQGAKPGEGGQLPGHKVDKRIGKVRHATPGVGLISPPPHHDIYSIEDLAQLIHDLKNVQPAARISVKLVSEVGVGTVAAGVSKSKADHLTISGYEGGTGASPLTSLTHAGSPWEIGLAETQQTLLLNDLRSRIAVQVDGGLRTGRDVAIGALLGADEFGFATAPLIAAGCIMMRKCHLNTCPVGVATQDPELRKRFTGTPEHVINYFFFVAEELRQIMAEMGFRTLEEMVGRVDRVDMRRVRRHWKAHGVDLSRILHEVPRAEGQALHHTENQDHALGAAMDVELIQACKPAIESGQAVQLTRDIRNVNRTVGTMLSGRIAEAYGHAGLPQDTIRIDLTGVAGQSFGAWLAHGVTMSLTGDANDYVGKGLSGGRIIVKPPQNVSRDPTENIIVGNTVLYGAIAGEAYFAGVGGERFAVRNSGAIAVVEGTGDHPCEYMTGGVVCVLGKTGRNFGAGMSGGIAYVYDPDGEFEKRVNHAQVDVLDVKPGDGDGAEKSWGHPEQRAVSVDNPGMGDPLYHDAERLKVLVERHYLHTGSARAKALLGNWENELKNFRKIMPRDYARALKSLEDEREQAAMEAAE; this is encoded by the coding sequence ATGCAGGTTACGCACTCTTCTTACCCCGACCGCCAAGGGCTCTACGATTCGCGCAATGAACACGATGCGTGCGGCGTCGGCATGGTTGCGCATATCAAGGGCGAGAAGAGCCATTCGATTGTCAGCCAGGCGCTGACGATCCTTGCCAATCTCGATCACCGCGGCGCGGTCGGTGCCGATCCCTTGCTCGGCGATGGTGCTGGCATCCTTATCCAGACGCCCGACCCGTTGATCCGCAAATGGGCCAAAAACGGCGGCTTCGACCTGCCCGAAGCGGGCGATTACGCCATCGCGATGTGCTTCCTCCCCCAGCAGGACGAGGCGCGCGAGTTCGTCGAGAAGCAGCTGGAAAGATTCGCCGAAAAGGAAGGCCAGCGCATCGTGGGATGGCGCGATGTTCCGGTCACCCTCGATGGGCTGGGCAGGGCGGTTGTCGATTCCATGCCAGTCATACGTCAGTGCGTAATCGCGCGCGGGATGAACTGCGCCGATAACGATGCCTTCGAGCGCAAGCTGGTGGTCATTCGCAAGCAAACGCTCAACCCGCTTGCCGCGCTTGAGGAAAAGCACGGAATTCCGGGCCTCAGCCAAGCCTATATCCCGAGTTTTTCGAGCCGGACGGTGGTCTACAAGGGGCTGCTGCTCGCCAATCAGGTCGGCACATTCTACGATGATCTGCGCGATGAAGATTGTGTCAGCGCCCTTGGTCTCGTGCACCAGCGATTCAGCACCAACACCTTTCCCAGCTGGCGTCTGGCCCACCCTTACCGCTTCATGGCGCACAATGGCGAAATCAACACGGTTCGCGGCAATGTGAACTGGATGGAAGCCCGCCGCCGCACGATGGAAAGCGATCTGCTCGGCGCCGACCTCGACAAGATGTGGCCGCTCATCCCGCACGGGCAATCGGACACGGCCTGCCTCGACAATGCGCTCGAACTGCTGCTGGCGGGCGGCTACGACCTGGCCCACGCGATGATGATGCTCATGCCTGAAGCCTGGGCCAAGAACGAGCAGATGGATCCCGCCCGCCGCGCGTTCTACGAATATCACGCCGCCCTGATGGAGCCGTGGGACGGCCCTGCTGCCGTGTGCTTTACCGATGGCCGCCAGATCGGCGCGTGCCTTGACCGTAACGGCCTGCGTCCGGCGCGCTATTGCACGACCAAGGACGATCTCGTTGTGCTCGCTTCGGAAAGCGGCGTGCTGCCGTTCGAAGAAGAAGAAATCACCCGCAAGTGGCGCCTCCAGCCTGGCAAGATGCTGCTGATCGACCTCGAAGAAGGCCGCATCGTGGAGGACGAAGAACTCAAGAACAGCCTCGCCGCTGCCGAGCCCTACGAGGCATGGCTGGAAAAGGCGCAGTACAAGCTCGAGGACCTCGACCATATCGAGCCCGACCTGTCGGGAATCCCGCAGTCCGAGCTTTCGCTGCTCAACCGCCAGCAGGCGTTCGGCTATACGCAGGAGGACATCCAGCGCTTCCTCGAGCCCATGGCCGCCAAGGGCGAGGACCCGATCGGATCGATGGGCACCGACACGCCCATCGCTGTCCTGTCGCAGCGCAGCCGCCTGCTCTACGATTACTTCAAGCAGAACTTCGCACAGGTCACCAACCCGCCGATCGATCCGATCCGCGAAGAACTGGTGATGAGCCTGTTGTCGATGATCGGCCCGCGCCCGAACCTGCTCGGCCGCGATGGCGGTACGCACAAGCGCCTGGAAGTGAAGCAGCCTATCCTCACCAATGACGACCTGGCGAAAATCCGCTCGGTCGAAGTGGCTCTGGACGGCGCATTCCGCACCGCGACCATCGATATTACCTGGGATGCCAGCACCGGGGCCGACGGGCTTGCCATGGCGCTCAAGGAAATGTGCTGGGCCGCAACCGAAGCGGTGCTGGGCGATGCAAACATCCTGATCTTGTCGGACCGGGCCCAGGGCCCCGACCGGATCGCCATGCCGGCCTTGCTGGCGACAGCCGCCGTGCATCATCAGCTGGTGCGGCAGGGTTTGCGCATGCAGACCGGCCTCGTCATCGAAACCGGCGAAGCGCGCGAAGTGCATCATTTCTGCGCACTGGCGGGTTACGGCGCAGAAGGCATCAATCCCTACCTCGCCATCGAAACGCTGGAAGATCTGCGCGCCAAGAAGCTGCCGGACCTCGATCCGGCGGAAGTTCAGACGAATTTCGTCAAGGCTGTCGGCAAGGGTATCCTCAAGGTCATGTCCAAGATGGGCATTTCCACCTACCAGTCCTATTGCGGCGCGCAGATCTTCGACGCGGTCGGCCTGTCGAGCGAGTTCATCGACACCTATTTCACGGGCACAGCCACTTCCATCGAAGGCATCGGCCTTAAGGAAGTCGCCGAAGAAGCGGTCCGCCGCCACGCGCAGGCATTCGGTGACAATCCGCTGTACAAGGGCATGCTCGATGTGGGCGGTATCTACCAATACCGCATCCGCGGCGAGGACCATGCATGGACCCCGCAGAACATCGCCAGTCTCCAGCACGCCGTTCGCGGCGGGGACGTTACGAATTACGACGAATTCGCCAAGAGCGTGAATGAGCAGTCCGAACGCCTGCTGACCATTCGCGGGCTGATGGAACTGAAGAAGGCCCCGCGCCCGCTGGACTTGTCGGAAGTCGAACCCGCAGTGGATATCGTAAAGCGGTTCAGCACCGGCGCGATGAGCTTCGGCTCGATCAGCCATGAGGCGCACTCCACGCTCGCAATTGCGATGAACCGCCTGGGTGCTCGCTCCAATACCGGCGAAGGCGGCGAGGAGCCCGAGCGCTTCAAGCCGCTTCCCAACGGCGATTCCATGCGCAGCCGCATCAAGCAGGTGGCATCGGGCCGGTTTGGCGTCACGACCGAATACCTCGTCAATTCGGACGACATCCAGATCAAGATGGCGCAGGGCGCAAAGCCTGGCGAAGGCGGCCAGCTGCCCGGCCACAAGGTCGACAAGCGCATCGGCAAAGTGCGTCATGCAACGCCCGGTGTGGGTCTGATTTCGCCACCGCCGCACCACGACATCTATTCGATCGAAGACCTCGCACAGCTGATCCACGACCTGAAGAACGTCCAGCCCGCAGCACGTATCTCGGTGAAGCTCGTATCTGAAGTCGGGGTGGGTACGGTCGCAGCGGGCGTCTCCAAGTCCAAGGCCGATCACCTGACGATCTCGGGCTATGAAGGCGGCACCGGCGCAAGTCCGCTGACTTCGCTGACGCACGCCGGTTCTCCGTGGGAAATCGGTCTGGCCGAAACACAGCAGACACTGCTGCTCAACGATTTGCGCAGCCGCATCGCGGTGCAGGTCGATGGCGGCCTGCGCACCGGACGCGATGTCGCGATCGGTGCATTGCTGGGCGCTGACGAGTTTGGTTTCGCAACCGCCCCGCTGATTGCGGCGGGCTGTATCATGATGCGCAAATGCCATCTCAACACCTGCCCGGTCGGCGTTGCCACTCAGGACCCGGAACTGCGCAAGCGCTTCACCGGCACGCCCGAGCACGTTATCAATTACTTCTTCTTCGTCGCCGAAGAACTTCGCCAGATCATGGCCGAAATGGGCTTCCGCACCCTCGAGGAAATGGTGGGACGCGTGGACCGCGTCGACATGCGCCGGGTGCGCCGTCACTGGAAGGCGCACGGGGTCGACCTCAGCCGTATCCTGCACGAAGTGCCGCGCGCAGAAGGCCAGGCGCTCCACCATACGGAAAACCAGGATCACGCCTTGGGCGCAGCGATGGATGTCGAGCTGATCCAGGCCTGCAAACCCGCCATCGAGAGCGGTCAGGCAGTCCAATTGACCCGCGACATTCGCAATGTGAACCGCACCGTTGGCACCATGCTGTCGGGCCGCATCGCGGAGGCCTATGGCCATGCAGGCCTGCCGCAAGATACCATCCGCATCGACCTCACGGGGGTAGCCGGGCAAAGCTTCGGCGCATGGCTCGCCCACGGTGTCACCATGAGTTTGACCGGCGATGCCAATGACTATGTCGGCAAGGGTCTGTCCGGCGGACGCATCATCGTCAAACCGCCGCAAAATGTCAGCCGCGATCCGACCGAGAACATCATCGTCGGCAACACGGTGCTTTACGGCGCGATTGCGGGCGAGGCCTATTTTGCCGGCGTCGGCGGCGAACGCTTCGCCGTGCGCAATTCGGGCGCAATTGCCGTTGTCGAGGGTACGGGCGACCATCCTTGCGAATACATGACCGGCGGCGTTGTCTGCGTGCTGGGCAAGACCGGCCGCAATTTCGGCGCGGGGATGAGCGGCGGCATTGCCTATGTCTACGATCCCGACGGCGAGTTCGAGAAGCGGGTGAACCACGCTCAGGTCGACGTCCTCGACGTCAAACCGGGTGACGGTGATGGCGCCGAGAAGAGCTGGGGACACCCCGAACAACGCGCTGTCTCGGTCGACAACCCTGGCATGGGCGATCCGCTGTATCATGACGCCGAACGCCTGAAGGTGCTGGTCGAACGGCACTACCTGCACACCGGCTCGGCCCGCGCCAAGGCGCTGCTCGGCAATTGGGAAAACGAGCTCAAGAACTTCCGCAAGATCATGCCGCGCGACTATGCGCGCGCGCTCAAATCCCTCGAGGACGAGCGCGAGCAGGCAGCAATGGAGGCTGCAGAATAA
- a CDS encoding glutamate synthase subunit beta, with translation MGKETGFLEYDRRDVDYLDASERVTNYKEFTVPPSEDELRKQAARCMNCGIPYCHNGCPVNNIIPDWNHLVYEDDWKNALEVLQSTNNFPEFTGRICPAPCEAACTLNIVDSPVTIKSIECAIIDRGFKEGWVKPQLPEKQTGKSVAVIGSGPAGLAAAQQLARAGHAVTVFEKSDRIGGLLRYGIPDFKMEKHLINRRAVQMEAEGVQFRTSSEVGVEVSFEALKENFDAVVLAGGAEEPRMLDIPGAELPGVRYAMEFLTQQNKRNAGDDEVRAAPRGTLSAKGKHVIVIGGGDTGSDCVGTSNRQGAASVTQLEIMPKPPEHEDKALTWPDWPVKLRTTSSHEEGAERDWAVLTKRVVEENGDVAGLTCVRIEWKDGKIQEIEGSEFTLKADLILLAMGFTGPKRRGLLDRAGVELDGRGNVKANTDRYATSEPHVFACGDMRRGQSLVVWAIREGRQAARAVDEALMGKTELPR, from the coding sequence ATGGGTAAGGAAACCGGCTTCCTCGAATACGATCGGCGCGATGTCGATTATCTCGACGCGTCCGAGCGCGTCACCAATTACAAGGAATTCACCGTCCCGCCGAGCGAGGACGAACTGCGCAAGCAGGCGGCCCGCTGCATGAATTGCGGCATCCCGTATTGTCACAACGGCTGTCCGGTGAACAACATCATCCCGGACTGGAATCACCTCGTCTATGAAGACGATTGGAAGAACGCGCTCGAAGTCCTGCAATCGACCAACAACTTCCCCGAATTCACCGGCCGGATATGCCCTGCTCCGTGCGAGGCGGCTTGCACGCTCAACATCGTTGACAGTCCGGTGACCATCAAGAGCATCGAATGCGCGATCATCGACCGCGGGTTCAAGGAAGGCTGGGTCAAACCGCAGCTGCCCGAAAAGCAGACCGGCAAATCGGTAGCGGTGATCGGTAGCGGGCCTGCTGGCCTCGCCGCCGCACAGCAACTGGCCAGGGCTGGCCATGCGGTGACCGTGTTTGAAAAATCCGACCGGATCGGCGGCCTGCTTCGCTACGGCATTCCCGACTTCAAGATGGAAAAGCACCTGATCAATCGCCGCGCGGTGCAGATGGAGGCCGAGGGCGTCCAGTTCCGCACATCCAGCGAAGTCGGGGTCGAAGTCAGCTTCGAGGCGCTGAAAGAGAATTTCGACGCAGTCGTCCTGGCAGGCGGCGCGGAAGAGCCCCGGATGCTCGACATTCCCGGCGCTGAGCTTCCCGGCGTGCGCTATGCGATGGAGTTCCTGACGCAGCAAAACAAGCGCAATGCCGGCGACGACGAAGTTCGCGCCGCACCGCGCGGGACACTGTCGGCCAAGGGCAAGCACGTCATCGTTATTGGCGGCGGCGATACCGGATCGGACTGTGTCGGCACCAGCAATCGGCAGGGCGCGGCCAGCGTGACCCAGCTCGAAATCATGCCCAAACCTCCCGAGCATGAGGACAAGGCGCTGACCTGGCCGGATTGGCCGGTCAAGCTGCGCACCACGTCCAGCCACGAAGAGGGCGCAGAACGTGACTGGGCTGTCCTGACCAAGCGGGTTGTCGAGGAAAACGGCGATGTCGCCGGCCTAACCTGCGTTCGGATCGAATGGAAGGACGGCAAGATCCAGGAGATCGAAGGCAGCGAATTCACGCTGAAGGCCGACCTGATCCTGCTCGCCATGGGCTTTACCGGGCCCAAGCGGCGCGGATTGCTCGACCGGGCGGGCGTAGAGCTCGACGGCCGCGGCAATGTGAAGGCCAACACCGATCGCTATGCCACCAGCGAACCGCATGTTTTCGCGTGCGGCGACATGAGGCGCGGCCAGAGCCTGGTCGTCTGGGCGATCCGCGAAGGGCGCCAGGCGGCGCGCGCAGTGGATGAAGCCCTGATGGGGAAGACCGAACTTCCGCGCTGA
- a CDS encoding acetyl-CoA C-acyltransferase encodes MRDAVIVSTARTGMGKAYKGAFNSTPGATLGSYALAPAIERAGIEAGELDDVLWGAALQQGAQAGNLARQVALRAGCPIGVSGMTIDRQCSSGLMTIATAAKQVITDRMQIVGAGGQESISLVQTKEMRVMPDPELMAMHGAVYMPMLQTAETVAQRYGISREAQDEYALQSQQRTAAAQEAGLFDDEIVSVSTKHKVMNKETQEVTDEDVTIAKDEGNRPSTTLEGLSSLQPVMGPGTTITAGNASQLSDGSAAVIVMEAKEAEKRGLQPLGRYIGMAVAGTEPDEMGIGPIFAIPKLLERFDMKVEDIDLWELNEAFAVQVIYCRDKLGIDNDKLNVNGGSISIGHPYGMTGARCVGHILREGQRRKAKYGVVTMCVGGGMGAAGLFEIF; translated from the coding sequence ATGCGCGACGCAGTCATCGTATCCACCGCCCGTACCGGTATGGGCAAAGCCTACAAGGGCGCATTCAACTCCACTCCGGGCGCCACGCTCGGGTCCTATGCGCTGGCTCCTGCCATCGAACGTGCCGGCATCGAAGCCGGCGAACTTGATGACGTGCTGTGGGGCGCTGCGCTCCAGCAGGGCGCGCAGGCAGGCAATCTGGCCCGCCAGGTCGCGCTTCGTGCAGGCTGCCCCATCGGCGTGTCCGGCATGACCATCGACCGTCAGTGTTCTTCGGGCCTGATGACCATCGCCACGGCTGCCAAGCAGGTCATCACCGACCGTATGCAGATTGTCGGCGCAGGCGGCCAGGAATCGATCAGCCTCGTGCAGACCAAGGAAATGCGGGTGATGCCCGATCCCGAACTGATGGCCATGCACGGCGCGGTTTACATGCCGATGCTGCAGACCGCTGAAACTGTTGCGCAGCGTTACGGCATCAGCCGCGAAGCGCAGGACGAATACGCCCTCCAGAGCCAGCAGCGCACCGCTGCGGCTCAGGAAGCTGGCCTGTTCGACGACGAAATCGTCTCCGTCAGCACCAAGCACAAGGTGATGAACAAGGAAACGCAGGAAGTCACCGACGAAGACGTGACCATCGCCAAGGACGAAGGCAACCGTCCTTCGACCACGCTCGAAGGCCTGTCCTCGCTCCAGCCCGTCATGGGCCCGGGCACCACGATCACGGCAGGTAACGCCAGCCAGCTGTCTGACGGTTCGGCTGCGGTCATCGTCATGGAAGCCAAGGAAGCTGAAAAGCGCGGTCTCCAGCCGCTGGGCCGTTACATCGGCATGGCTGTCGCCGGAACCGAGCCTGACGAGATGGGCATCGGCCCGATCTTCGCCATTCCCAAGCTGCTCGAACGCTTCGACATGAAGGTCGAGGACATCGACCTGTGGGAACTGAACGAAGCGTTTGCCGTGCAGGTCATCTATTGCCGCGACAAGCTGGGCATCGATAACGACAAGCTCAACGTCAATGGCGGTTCGATCTCGATCGGCCACCCTTACGGCATGACCGGCGCACGCTGTGTCGGCCACATCCTGCGCGAAGGCCAGCGCCGCAAGGCAAAGTACGGCGTCGTGACCATGTGTGTCGGCGGCGGTATGGGTGCAGCCGGACTGTTCGAGATTTTCTAA
- a CDS encoding DUF5935 domain-containing protein, producing the protein MLDLALFLSVIGMFLLGLRKPFIWVLAYLYIDILAPQKIGWSLAQLLPVSLVAFLLAFGGWAVAEKKDGFRFSFRQGILLALLIWCFITLQWADYPDSAAEKWAWVWKALIFAIFLPLTLTTRLRIESAMLIMVLTAGAIIISAGLKTVGGGGGYGNLYLFVNDNSNIYESSTLATVSIALIPIILWFTRHGTIFPPDWRVKGFAAALIFACLMIPIGTEARTGLLCIAVLGMMLLRDVKKRFVYIGAAAALGLVSLPFLPSSFTDRMATIKEAQSEQSASTRMQVWAWTLDYVERKPLGGGFDVYIGNSFSYQMPVKEVDGNTTRVRYREVTESSRAFHSSWFEMLGEQGWPGLFIWTLLHITGIVQMERIRRRYAGKTGKIEGWQGPLASALQFSNVIYLVGATFQGIAFQPVILMLVGLQIALAEHVKRRESAIDKAAFKAVKAANKRADARGSAPDPAIP; encoded by the coding sequence ATGCTTGATCTTGCGCTGTTCCTTTCCGTCATCGGGATGTTCCTGCTGGGCCTGCGCAAACCGTTTATCTGGGTGCTCGCCTATCTCTATATCGATATCCTTGCCCCGCAGAAGATCGGGTGGTCGCTGGCCCAGTTACTGCCGGTTTCGCTGGTTGCCTTCCTGCTTGCATTCGGCGGCTGGGCGGTTGCGGAAAAGAAGGACGGCTTTCGTTTCTCCTTCAGGCAAGGCATTCTGCTGGCTCTGCTCATCTGGTGTTTCATCACCTTGCAATGGGCCGATTATCCGGATTCCGCTGCGGAGAAATGGGCATGGGTCTGGAAGGCGCTAATCTTTGCGATCTTCCTGCCGCTGACGCTGACGACCAGGCTCAGGATCGAATCTGCCATGCTGATAATGGTGCTGACGGCTGGCGCAATCATCATTTCGGCGGGCCTCAAGACGGTCGGCGGAGGCGGCGGCTACGGCAATCTCTATCTGTTCGTGAACGACAATTCGAACATCTACGAAAGCTCCACGCTGGCGACGGTTTCCATCGCGCTGATCCCGATCATCCTGTGGTTTACAAGGCACGGCACCATCTTCCCGCCCGACTGGCGGGTTAAGGGCTTCGCCGCCGCATTGATCTTTGCTTGCTTGATGATCCCGATCGGGACGGAGGCGCGAACCGGCCTGCTCTGTATTGCCGTTTTGGGAATGATGTTGCTGCGCGATGTGAAGAAGCGCTTCGTCTATATCGGTGCAGCGGCTGCTCTGGGCCTGGTGTCGCTTCCGTTCCTGCCTTCATCGTTCACCGACCGGATGGCGACCATCAAGGAAGCGCAGTCCGAACAATCCGCCTCGACCCGGATGCAGGTGTGGGCGTGGACGCTGGACTATGTCGAGCGCAAACCGCTTGGCGGCGGGTTCGATGTCTATATCGGCAACAGTTTCTCCTACCAGATGCCGGTCAAGGAGGTGGACGGCAACACCACTCGCGTGCGCTACCGTGAGGTGACAGAAAGCAGCCGCGCGTTTCATTCCTCGTGGTTCGAAATGCTGGGCGAGCAAGGCTGGCCGGGCCTTTTCATCTGGACCCTGCTGCACATCACCGGGATCGTCCAGATGGAACGTATCAGGCGGCGCTATGCAGGGAAAACCGGGAAGATCGAAGGGTGGCAAGGGCCGCTTGCCAGCGCGTTGCAGTTCTCGAATGTCATCTACCTTGTCGGCGCGACCTTCCAGGGCATCGCGTTCCAGCCGGTGATCCTGATGCTTGTCGGCCTGCAGATTGCACTGGCGGAACACGTCAAACGGCGCGAATCAGCGATCGACAAGGCTGCCTTCAAAGCTGTCAAAGCGGCGAACAAGCGCGCCGATGCGCGCGGCTCCGCTCCCGACCCTGCTATTCCGTAA
- a CDS encoding MaoC family dehydratase, with protein sequence MTPQDVAGKVGEQVGTSEWVEMSQERINQFAEATGDHQFIHVNEEAAKMTPFGGTIAHGFLTLSMIPYLTANSDVPRVDGIKMAVNYGGNKTRFIAPVRSGKRIRGHWKLLEMNEKRPGQWQQTMEITIEIEGEDKPALICEWMTMYFV encoded by the coding sequence ATGACCCCCCAGGACGTTGCAGGCAAGGTCGGCGAACAGGTCGGCACCAGTGAATGGGTCGAGATGAGCCAGGAGCGCATCAACCAGTTCGCAGAAGCGACAGGTGACCACCAGTTCATCCATGTGAACGAAGAAGCCGCCAAGATGACGCCTTTCGGCGGCACTATCGCGCACGGTTTCCTTACTCTTTCGATGATCCCCTACCTCACCGCGAACAGCGATGTGCCGCGCGTCGACGGGATCAAGATGGCCGTGAATTATGGCGGCAACAAAACCCGTTTCATCGCGCCGGTCCGTTCGGGCAAGCGCATCCGCGGTCACTGGAAGCTGCTCGAAATGAACGAGAAGCGCCCCGGCCAGTGGCAGCAGACCATGGAAATCACCATCGAGATCGAAGGCGAGGACAAGCCTGCCCTGATCTGTGAATGGATGACCATGTACTTCGTCTGA